A portion of the Cystobacter ferrugineus genome contains these proteins:
- a CDS encoding methyltransferase: MQQKETSPQETMLQMFTAYWLPQAIHTAAKLRVPDLLKDGPRTAAELARDTQTHEDSLRRVLRTLSSVGVFAETEDGRFGRTPLSQTLRSDKPDSLWGYLMLVDSEWFWRAWAQLPHAVKTGQPGFEQAHGQTFFDYLSRHPEAGETFNKAMTSFSTISGSEVAPERYDFSKVKTVVDVAGGEGSFLARILNAHPHLRGVLFELPPVIEVAKATLEKGGVAVRCECLGGSFFESVPAGHDVYMMKMIIHDWADDQAVRILRSCRQAMREDSKLLLIEQLLPERKLSGVQMFIDLTMMAMFGSKERTATEFQVLFAQAGLELTRTIDLVNGYAIIEAKPRV, from the coding sequence ATGCAACAGAAAGAGACCTCGCCGCAGGAAACCATGCTGCAGATGTTCACCGCCTACTGGCTGCCGCAAGCCATCCACACGGCGGCGAAGCTGCGCGTCCCGGACCTCTTGAAGGACGGTCCCAGAACAGCGGCCGAGCTGGCCCGCGACACGCAGACGCACGAGGACTCCTTGCGCCGGGTGCTGCGTACGCTCTCCAGTGTCGGGGTATTCGCTGAAACGGAGGACGGGCGCTTCGGGCGGACACCGCTGTCCCAGACGCTACGCTCGGACAAGCCAGACTCGCTGTGGGGCTACCTGATGCTGGTGGACTCCGAGTGGTTCTGGCGGGCCTGGGCGCAGCTACCCCATGCCGTCAAGACGGGACAGCCCGGTTTCGAGCAGGCCCATGGACAGACCTTCTTCGACTACCTCTCCAGGCACCCGGAAGCCGGGGAAACCTTCAACAAGGCGATGACGTCCTTCTCCACGATAAGCGGCTCCGAGGTCGCACCGGAGCGCTATGACTTCTCGAAGGTGAAGACAGTCGTCGACGTCGCGGGTGGCGAGGGTTCATTCCTCGCGCGGATACTGAACGCCCACCCGCATCTGCGCGGCGTGCTGTTCGAGCTGCCTCCCGTCATCGAGGTGGCGAAAGCGACGCTCGAGAAGGGTGGCGTGGCCGTCCGCTGCGAGTGTCTCGGCGGCAGCTTCTTCGAGTCGGTGCCGGCGGGGCATGACGTGTACATGATGAAGATGATCATCCACGACTGGGCGGACGACCAGGCGGTGCGCATCCTGAGGAGCTGCCGTCAGGCGATGCGGGAGGACTCCAAGCTGCTGCTGATCGAACAGCTCCTTCCGGAGCGGAAGCTGTCGGGTGTGCAGATGTTCATCGACCTGACGATGATGGCGATGTTCGGCAGCAAGGAGCGCACCGCGACGGAGTTCCAGGTCCTGTTCGCGCAGGCCGGGCTCGAGTTGACGCGGACCATCGACCTGGTCAATGGCTACGCCATCATCGAGGCGAAGCCAAGGGTCTGA